A region of the Bacteroidales bacterium genome:
GAAGTACCGCCTGTAACCGAATAGGAAAGAGTAATATTCTTCAAACCGGTAAGAAAACGAATTGAATTCTCAGCAAGGTAGACAAGCGGTTTTTCACCGGTTTCCACCTTGCCTTCAACAGATACTGTAAGTCCCCTGTAACTGCTGTCGGATTCTACCGAAATACGGTTTTCATCGAGCACATCTACTTTTGCTTTTATTTCTTTACCGTCGGCATCCGTAATTTTTACCGTAACATCGTTTGTTTTGAGCTTATGAGTGATATTCCGGGCAGTGCCTGGTTTCAGGAAGAAGTTCTGTTTTGTGAAATTAACGGTTTTATAATTCTTTTCCTTCTCATCTTTAGGTTTGTCGGAATACTTGGTGTCGAGTCTTTTCAGGTATTTTGATTTGGTATACAGGTTCGACAGGTTAAGCGTTGAGCTACCCTGGATGGTATTTGAATTGGTGATCTCATTTCCGAGCGAACGGCTGCCTTCAAAGATAGGTCCCTGTTTCCAGTCATAACCCGAAGTATATCTCAGGTTTGCTGATGTCCAGCTCAGGAATGGGATTTTATTCACCGGTATATTGTATGTAGAGTTGAACCGGTGATTATACAATACCGGTCTGCCGCCTGTTTTTATGCTGTTCCATACCGATCTTGACCACTCGCTGTTATCTCCTTTCCTGAACATGTCATATGCGCCCGGCAGCTCATCGATCCTGGACACATTGTTAATGTTGAAATCAAATTTAAGTGACCGGGTAAGGTCCCAGTTCAGCTCATATCCCCTGTTCCATACGAAATCCTTACTCACTGTGGAATCCAGCAGAATATCCCTGTCCTCATATACATTGCGGAGTTTCATCTCATTGTATGTACGGGCGAATTCAGATCGAAACGATAACCGGCTCGGAACCAGGGTGAAGTTAAAATCCTTGATCAGCCTCAGGTAAGGCGATTTCATGCCTTTTGTTTTCTTGAACGGAGTTATGCTTTTGGGCCGTGAACTGTAAACATAATTGAAAGCCAGGCCATACTCAATTGAATTATTGCGTTCGACCTCATAGCTGTGAGCCATGGATTCGCTGTAGTCGGCAGAAACAGAAAAATTCGAAGGCGACAGCAGTTTGAATTTCTTGAATTCCTGGTTAACCCTTACATTGGTAAGGTTGATGCTTGTTCGGTTGATGACATCCTGCGATGTTTCCTTGATTTCCCTGCGTTCTTTTGCCGATGAGGCGCCGTCGATCACATCCTTAAGCAGCCTGTCGGGTTCTTTTGATGAGTATTCAGGGGTCACTGTGATTTTTGAAACACCCACATATAAGGGCACCGAAACTTTTGCCTTTTCAGGGAACAGTTTACCCAGTTCAAGGTTCGAGGCGACGTCAATCTGGTTGGTTTCTTCCTTGTTGCGGTCATCCACTTTTTGCTCAATACTTCCGAAACCCGGTTTTGATGTGGCTCCTGCGACCGACAGAGTACCCAGGTCGGCAAGCCTTACCTGTGTACGGGCATTTGCTGCCCATCCTCCCTTGTTATTGAAATCGGTTAGCCGGAGTTCATTGAACCAGATTTCGCCTGACTTGGGCATACCGTCGTTGCTGTATGGATTGTCGGTATCACCGGGGTTCCTGATACCCAGGAGCATCGTACGAACATTGCTCAGGTTTGGCGTGCCCCTTACCTTGATTATATTTTTACCATGCCGCCTTTTGAACACCCTTGTCCGGTCGTACAGATCGGGATGTTCCTTCATGGCTTCATCACGGGCCACTTTCAGATTGACAAGGTCTTCCAGGTTAATTTCAACCAGGTTACTGTCGGGCCATACGGTGCGCCTGTCGCCGTCGCCATAATTGCTGCCCGGAGGGGTAACCACAAGGGGAACTTCGTATTCATAATAGTTGTCAGTCTGGTCAGAACCAAGGCGTATAAAAGCGGTTAGGGCATGATCGTTTAACTGGCCGTCCTGAAGCGCTTCTGCATGGATGAACATCTTCAGTTTCTTGTACTGCCTTAGGTCGATGTTCATATTTTTGTAAGCAACCCTTGCATCACCGTCAGGAAGATCACGGACTTTAAACACAATGGATTGCTCATTCAACTGGGCTATCTGGGGTTGGCTGGGGTCGATAACCCTGTCAATTCCCGGGGGCAGCACATAGTTAACCGGAGTTTTTGAAGCGTTTTCTTCAATGTTTACTGAAGTGATTTCGAATGTGCCATTTTTAGTCTGATCGGTCACCGAAGGTCCGCCTTCTGCCAGGTCACCCGAATATTTTCTCCACTCGGAGCGGATCAGGTGTAATTCTGCGAACCTGAGAATAACGGGTTTTTCAAAGCCGGTAAGGTACATTCGCATAAAACGGATCGACTTGAAATCCTCGATGTTACCGAATTTATTTTCCCAATCTTCAACCGGAATGCGGAACTGGTACCATTTTGCGGTGACTTTACCGTCTGATTTACCGTTGACTATATCGGTAATGTATGGATTTTCAGTATTCAGATCCTCACGATGAATGGGTACGTGGTATTCATAATAGGCATCATTCTCATTCAGGGTGTTATCCTTATTGATGTCCTCGGTGTTCGGAAGGGTTGTGGCAGCAGCAAAATCGCCTCCGCTTTGTTCGGTTGTGGGTGAGTTGCCTTCAACGTTGTTGTAATTTTTATATCTCGAAATGACATTGGATGTATCCCTGTAATCGGAGCTCAGGAAATACCTGAAATCATCAGCAGCCGGGTCCTGGATGGCGCTGTTATAAGCCTGGGTGCCCGGAGTGAGTGAATTTAAAAATGAAGAGAATTTGACTTTCTCCTGTTCATCCGACAAACCATCCAATCCTACATCCTGTATAGCGCGGTTTCGCGGGTCAGCGTCAAATGTGTTAACAATGCTCTGCACAGTCGGTACCCGACCCCATACTGTGCTTTCATCCACTTTTGTAGCTGAATCGGCTGTGGGAAGTCCATTTTCAAAGAATTTCCGTGAATCTTTCAGCACGTCTTCGGAAACTTCACCAAGATCAAAATAAAGGTCTCCGCCGGTATGCTGGTTATCATAAAGGAAGGGGTCCATGAGCCAGAATTCAATGTACTCGATGTTTGATGTCTCAAAATCAGTAGTCTGAAGTTCCCTCATTATGCCACCCCAGCGTTTTGCAGGATCGGGGAGTTTATTATCATCTGTCAGGCCCGGGTCGAAGTTGTAAGGACCTCTTTCCTGGGGGAAAAAGGCCATATTCATGATCAGCAGAGTGTTCTGGAATCCGGTTCCGCTTTCACGGTTTTTGAAGAGTTCGGTTTCAAGAACTTCTCTCTCATAATGGTTTTTCTGAACATCGTCCACACTAATGGCTTTGGGTGTACGGCTTTCATTTCGTGTGAATAACGGGTCGATGGAATACCACGCCAGTTTTGACCGGCCATAACCATATCGTAAATCATTTAATAAACCCGCATTTTGGAATGATCGCGGCGTGCTCGACAGGAACCATGATTGCGGAGTTTTCAGCTCAATGGTGGTTTCAGTTCCTTCAAAATCGTCTATATAGGCCACGCCGCCTTCACCGATAATTTTTGCCTGGCCGGGAATCAGGTGGGCAAATTCCGCATCAAAACTTATTGAGGAAGTTTCTTTGGTTTCGATGAGTGGCAGTTTATCAATGAGTTTTGTGATGAGGCGTGAATCCGTCCTGTAATTGGTATTTAGTCCCCAGATCGTATTGGATATGGGTTCATCGCCCATATTTACTTTCTGGGTGAGCGGCCGTTCGGTAAGATTCATAATGGTGGCACCCACGTTGAAGTTATCCGAGAATTTGTAATCAAAATGGGTTCCCAGCAGAGTTTTGGTCTGCATATTGAAAAGGGCGTTATTTTCAAGGGATATCGAAAGTGGAGCACCCGATTGAAGGAGGCCCTGGTTAATGATTTTAACTCTTCCCAACGCATAATCCACTGAATAATCCTGTCCTTCGACCAGGGTAATTCCACCGGAAGAAACCTTCACCGAGCCCGCAGGAATATTCATTGCATTAAGCTGTATTTCCGATCCGGATGCAGCCTGGTATGATCCTGCCATGAAGAATTTGTTCTTCCGCGAAAGCTGACGAGCCTTGGTTTGGGTGGAATCGTACAATTCCTCAAATACATATTTGTCGGCGATCGAATTTTTTGCAGCGTCCCCTCCTGTTATCGTTCTTCGCAGGTCAGCGCCGAATGGTTCTGTCTGTGTAAAGAATATTCTTCCGTCCCGGGTGCTTATCGAGGTTCCTTCAATGAAGTCAAATCGACCGTCAGGATGGGGTTCATTCCTTGAATCAAGGTTATCCATTTTCATGACCCTAAGGAGGATTTTGCGGTTGAATGCGCTGTCAGCGCCATTTTCAACGATATAGTTGACCGGAACACCGGTTTCATCCTTACGGTAAAGGACGTCAAGTATAAAATCCTTATTGGATACCTGGTATGCGCCGATGGCATAAACGTTCTTCATCATCAGGTCCCAGGTGGCCGATTTTGGGGTAAGGCTTGTTCCTTTCAGCAATTTTACAACCAAAGTCTGCGGTGCACTGACACTGTTTGTTGAAAGTTCGCCCACATGGTATGTCTTTCCCCTGTATGTGTAAACATAAGCAACAGCTAAAACTTCATCGGTTCGCAGGGCTGAATTCAGTGAAATATATCCCAGTTCCTCGTTTATTGTATATTCAGAAGAAGTAAGTCGCCGTGCATTTTCAATTTTTTCATAATCCTTGCCGCCCATGAAGTTATAGGAAGATTCAAGTGGGCCTAATACCGATGCAATCTGGTTAAATGTTCTTACCGATTCATATTGAGTGATAATGGTATTATAGAGTGCATTCCGATTGTTGTCTACCGGTTCATTCGTTCCCACAGGAGAAATGAAAGCCGGAGGTCCTATAAAATTTGCAGTGTCCGGACCGTATCCTTCACCAAGGTCAGCAAGGGCCAGGATATTTCGGGTATCCGTTGTAGACGCGTTTTTATTGGTGATCCAGACTTCGACCTGTTCAATTTGAACACCCGAATTTACATAGGGAAGGGAAGAAAGCCAGGTGCTGTAATTATCCCTGAAAAAATGAGAAAGGAAAAAATGGCGGTTGGCGTCATAATCCACCGCATCAATCTCAAATTCGCTGACTTGTGCCCCGCCTTTAACTTCGATATTTTGCGATTGTCCTTTCTGATGACTGACAACCGAACTCACATACAATTTACCGAACTGAAGATCGGTTTTTAACCCAAACAGGCTCTGGCTACCGGTAATAAGAGTTCCCGGAAGGTTAAAAGCCACGTTGCCGGCTTCTATTTTTTTGATGATCTCATCTTCTTTCCCTGTATACTCGAGTTTTGTCTTATTCTCAAAATCGAAGGCTGCTTCCGTGTTATAATTGATACCGAGCTGCATTTTGTCACCAATACTGCCCGTGACATTCATTTGTATTCTCTCCTTGAAAAGGAACGAAGGATTACGCCTGTTTTTCTCTGAAAGCGCCGGGTTGTCGATCCTCGACATGTTGTATCCAAAGATCAGCTCGGCCGATCCCTGGGGTGTAATGGTGATGACATCGGTGCCGAACACCTTGTCAAATGTTTCGCCCATCTTGATTCCAGGGACAAGTGACGGCCCCTGTGTGGCTTTGTTCTCACGGGAGCGTTTGTACCAGTAGTTATTCACCGAGTTCCGCCTGTCATATTCCATATATTCCCGGAGTGACATCGAAGAGGGCGGCCGGTAATTCAACGAACCTACCTTTTCAGAAAATTCATACTGCCCGGTTTCCGGATTGTATTGAATATTCTGTTTTATATTCGAAGGATCTTTGAGATAAAGCGGTGAACCGTTGCCCGTATTAGAAAAGGGGTAATTATCCTGGGATGGTAATGGATATTTTATTTTGGCTGTGTCGCGCTGGTTAACCTGGGCCGAAAGAGAAAGCGAAAGAAAGAACAGGCAGAATGCCGGCAATGACCGCAATATAAAAGTGACGGGCACTTTCAGCAAGTTCATATGTCTGACCGGCAGGGTTATCAAATTTGCTTTTTTAATGCACTACATTTGTTTAAGGGCCTTCTTAATCAGGTCTTCAAGAGAAAGGTTTTTTTCTGCAAGAAGTATCCGGGAAATAACCTTATCGGCTTCTCCCTTATTGAAACCTAAAATTACCAAAGCAGATAACGCTTCATCCTTGATTCTATTGTCCTGTGCCGGAAAAATTTCGCCTGTTGATTTATCTTTTGAGATCTTATCGCGAAGATCAATGATGACCCGTTGCGCTGTCTTGGCGCCAATTCCCTTGATACTCTGAAGAAGGCTTGTATTACCCGACAATATTGCCTGTTGCAGGTCATCGGGACCCAGTGAGGAAAGGATCATACGGGCGGTGTTTGCCCCTATGCCGGAAACCGATAGCAGAAGGCGGAAGATTTCGCGTTCTCTCCGCGATGAGAAACCGAAAAGTAAATGTGCATCTTCACGGATCACATGATAGACAAAAAGTTTTGCCCTGGCATGCGGTTCGATCTGTGAATAGGTTGTAAGTGAAATTTGCATCAGGTAGCCGACTCCTGCAATATCAATAACACAAAAGGCAGGATTTTTTTCTACAAGAGGCCCTTCAATATATTCGTACATATCAGGATGTTTTGGACATCAGGATTCAGTAATGTCAACCGGATTTAAAGGATTGGCTGAGATATCCCTGTACTGCATGCGGTTTTTGAAGATTTCAACTGCCATGTATACGGCCTTCCGGAAGGAATCGGCTGATGCCAGGTTCTTACCCGTAATATCGTATGCAGTTCCATGGGCAGGAGAAGTGCGGACAACCGGAAGACCGGCGGTATAGTTTACCCCGCCCTCAGTGGTAAGTGCTTTAAAGGGAATGAGTCCCTGGTCATGGTACATGGCCAGAATGGCATCGAATTTACTGAACGTTCCGGCGCCAAAAAATCCGTCAGCCGGAAAGGGACCGAAAGCCATGATGCCTTCATTCTGCGCTTCATTAATGGCTGGAATAATTTCTTTCTGTTCTTCGTCTCCGATCACGCCTTCATCGCCAGCATGGGGATTAAGTCCGAGAACGGCAATCCTGGGACGCCGGATGGCGAAATCAGTGAGCATCGAGTAGTTTATGATCCGCAGTTTGCTGAGGATTGTGTCACGGGTTATGTATTCTGTCACTTTTGCCACGGGAACATGTGATGTAACCACACCGATGCGCATGAGGTCGTTTACCATAAGCATCAAAACACCCTGGGCATTAAAGCGGGTTTCAAAAAACTCGGTATGACCGTTAAAATTGAATTTATCCGATTTAATATTGGCTTTGTTGATGGGTGCTGTAACAATCACATCCAGTTTGCCATCGGCCAGGTCTTTAACGGCAATTTCAAGAGCCTGCAGCGAAGCTTCTCCGGCATATGGAGTGGATTTCCCCAGTTCAACCCTGGCTGAATCGTCAATGCAATTGATGATGTTGGCACGGCGGGCAACGGCTTCGTCAACCGTGCGAATGGAGTTGAAGGTGAAATTTTCAAGGTCCAGCGCTTTGCGGTGATAGGCGGCAACTTTGGGTGAACCATAAACTACCGGGGTGCATAAATCGAAAATCCGGTTGTCAGCCAGTGTTTTCATAATAACCTCATAGCTGATGCCATTGATATCGCCCTGTGTTATGCCCAGGATGATTCTGTCTCCTTTCATGGGTTGTAATTAGTAATTGTTTTTAAGGCGTTAAAGATAGTTTATTTTGGTGATTAGTAATTAGTGATTAGTGATTAGTGACTGGTGACAAGATACCGGATTCTGGATGGATCTGTCCCTATCGTCTCTAAAGTCCCTATTGTCCCTAACCGATCACCGATCACCAATCACCGATCACCGATTACTGAATACCCTTTACCGAACCGGACGCCTACTTTTCCAACAATTTTGTATCTTTGCAGGAAAAATCGGAGATGGCTCTGTTTCGCACGATATTAATACTGTTCATCATATTCTACGTTTTCAGAATATTTACCCGGTACATCCTGCCCGGAATGTTTGTGAGCTACATGGACGATAAAATGCAGGAGTTCACCAAAAATCAGAAAAAGCAAGCTGAAAATGCACGGCGTCGCGAAGGTGAAGTGACAATTAACTACAAACCCGGCTCTTCTAAGGACAAACCCGCGAAGGGGGAGTATGTGGATTATGTGGAGGTGAAGGAATAATTTACGACTGACGATTGATTCGATTTACGATTGATAAAACAGTGACTGGTGACTGGTGATACCGATTACCTCTTTGCAAGGTCCTGCCTGTGCAGGCAGATTGCTTCTGACCGTAGGAACCGGTCATCGCAATGACGGCACTTTGCTACAGCTTATTCTTAATCTTCTTCGCGAAATTTGACGCGAAGACAAAATCATTCAGATTCTGGTTGTCGGAATCAAGGATACCCTCGCGGGTTCCTTCCCATTCTTTTTTGCCTTCATGAATAAACACCACCTTCTCACCGATTTCCATAACGGAGTTCATATCATGCGTGTTGATTACGGTTGTAATATCATATTCATGAGTAATTTCACTGATGAGTTCGTCAATAACAAGAGCCGTTTTCGGATCGAGTCCCGAATTCGGTTCATCACAAAAAAGATA
Encoded here:
- the sprA gene encoding cell surface protein SprA; its protein translation is MNLLKVPVTFILRSLPAFCLFFLSLSLSAQVNQRDTAKIKYPLPSQDNYPFSNTGNGSPLYLKDPSNIKQNIQYNPETGQYEFSEKVGSLNYRPPSSMSLREYMEYDRRNSVNNYWYKRSRENKATQGPSLVPGIKMGETFDKVFGTDVITITPQGSAELIFGYNMSRIDNPALSEKNRRNPSFLFKERIQMNVTGSIGDKMQLGINYNTEAAFDFENKTKLEYTGKEDEIIKKIEAGNVAFNLPGTLITGSQSLFGLKTDLQFGKLYVSSVVSHQKGQSQNIEVKGGAQVSEFEIDAVDYDANRHFFLSHFFRDNYSTWLSSLPYVNSGVQIEQVEVWITNKNASTTDTRNILALADLGEGYGPDTANFIGPPAFISPVGTNEPVDNNRNALYNTIITQYESVRTFNQIASVLGPLESSYNFMGGKDYEKIENARRLTSSEYTINEELGYISLNSALRTDEVLAVAYVYTYRGKTYHVGELSTNSVSAPQTLVVKLLKGTSLTPKSATWDLMMKNVYAIGAYQVSNKDFILDVLYRKDETGVPVNYIVENGADSAFNRKILLRVMKMDNLDSRNEPHPDGRFDFIEGTSISTRDGRIFFTQTEPFGADLRRTITGGDAAKNSIADKYVFEELYDSTQTKARQLSRKNKFFMAGSYQAASGSEIQLNAMNIPAGSVKVSSGGITLVEGQDYSVDYALGRVKIINQGLLQSGAPLSISLENNALFNMQTKTLLGTHFDYKFSDNFNVGATIMNLTERPLTQKVNMGDEPISNTIWGLNTNYRTDSRLITKLIDKLPLIETKETSSISFDAEFAHLIPGQAKIIGEGGVAYIDDFEGTETTIELKTPQSWFLSSTPRSFQNAGLLNDLRYGYGRSKLAWYSIDPLFTRNESRTPKAISVDDVQKNHYEREVLETELFKNRESGTGFQNTLLIMNMAFFPQERGPYNFDPGLTDDNKLPDPAKRWGGIMRELQTTDFETSNIEYIEFWLMDPFLYDNQHTGGDLYFDLGEVSEDVLKDSRKFFENGLPTADSATKVDESTVWGRVPTVQSIVNTFDADPRNRAIQDVGLDGLSDEQEKVKFSSFLNSLTPGTQAYNSAIQDPAADDFRYFLSSDYRDTSNVISRYKNYNNVEGNSPTTEQSGGDFAAATTLPNTEDINKDNTLNENDAYYEYHVPIHREDLNTENPYITDIVNGKSDGKVTAKWYQFRIPVEDWENKFGNIEDFKSIRFMRMYLTGFEKPVILRFAELHLIRSEWRKYSGDLAEGGPSVTDQTKNGTFEITSVNIEENASKTPVNYVLPPGIDRVIDPSQPQIAQLNEQSIVFKVRDLPDGDARVAYKNMNIDLRQYKKLKMFIHAEALQDGQLNDHALTAFIRLGSDQTDNYYEYEVPLVVTPPGSNYGDGDRRTVWPDSNLVEINLEDLVNLKVARDEAMKEHPDLYDRTRVFKRRHGKNIIKVRGTPNLSNVRTMLLGIRNPGDTDNPYSNDGMPKSGEIWFNELRLTDFNNKGGWAANARTQVRLADLGTLSVAGATSKPGFGSIEQKVDDRNKEETNQIDVASNLELGKLFPEKAKVSVPLYVGVSKITVTPEYSSKEPDRLLKDVIDGASSAKERREIKETSQDVINRTSINLTNVRVNQEFKKFKLLSPSNFSVSADYSESMAHSYEVERNNSIEYGLAFNYVYSSRPKSITPFKKTKGMKSPYLRLIKDFNFTLVPSRLSFRSEFARTYNEMKLRNVYEDRDILLDSTVSKDFVWNRGYELNWDLTRSLKFDFNINNVSRIDELPGAYDMFRKGDNSEWSRSVWNSIKTGGRPVLYNHRFNSTYNIPVNKIPFLSWTSANLRYTSGYDWKQGPIFEGSRSLGNEITNSNTIQGSSTLNLSNLYTKSKYLKRLDTKYSDKPKDEKEKNYKTVNFTKQNFFLKPGTARNITHKLKTNDVTVKITDADGKEIKAKVDVLDENRISVESDSSYRGLTVSVEGKVETGEKPLVYLAENSIRFLTGLKNITLSYSVTGGTSVAGFMPAPNVAGFNTSDRYNGAPGLPFLIGVQDKNFVRKAAREGWLTTNPAFSDPFTMSKTENFTIKGTFEPFKGFRIELNGTRNYTEFNSEFFHHSDSVVTDMGFYLDNHVVNGGYSISIISIRSAFEKIKSSNGYRSSNFERFKLYRETISKRLYRQREQQSAYNYQSGLPQKVEPGYTDGFGPTSPQVIIPAFLSAYTGKDPENITLGSFPGILSILPNWILTFDGLPKLPLFSQVLKTATIRHSYRSVYNINSYSTNFSYIEDPIDGLTYQRDFQNNFVPELQMNTVSIQEEMNPLISFDGTWVNNLITRAEYRKARRLTLSLANNQLTENVSDELIIGGGYRFNEVPLQIGGRAFKSDLNLKLDLSIRDNKNIVRYFAETENDESDQITMGDKIVKMQFTADYLLSPRFNLQFFFDRTLNKPHTSRSFRRVDTNIGFSLRFTLTQ
- the ruvA gene encoding Holliday junction branch migration protein RuvA, which gives rise to MYEYIEGPLVEKNPAFCVIDIAGVGYLMQISLTTYSQIEPHARAKLFVYHVIREDAHLLFGFSSRREREIFRLLLSVSGIGANTARMILSSLGPDDLQQAILSGNTSLLQSIKGIGAKTAQRVIIDLRDKISKDKSTGEIFPAQDNRIKDEALSALVILGFNKGEADKVISRILLAEKNLSLEDLIKKALKQM
- the pdxA gene encoding 4-hydroxythreonine-4-phosphate dehydrogenase PdxA; translation: MKGDRIILGITQGDINGISYEVIMKTLADNRIFDLCTPVVYGSPKVAAYHRKALDLENFTFNSIRTVDEAVARRANIINCIDDSARVELGKSTPYAGEASLQALEIAVKDLADGKLDVIVTAPINKANIKSDKFNFNGHTEFFETRFNAQGVLMLMVNDLMRIGVVTSHVPVAKVTEYITRDTILSKLRIINYSMLTDFAIRRPRIAVLGLNPHAGDEGVIGDEEQKEIIPAINEAQNEGIMAFGPFPADGFFGAGTFSKFDAILAMYHDQGLIPFKALTTEGGVNYTAGLPVVRTSPAHGTAYDITGKNLASADSFRKAVYMAVEIFKNRMQYRDISANPLNPVDITES